In a genomic window of Athene noctua chromosome 24, bAthNoc1.hap1.1, whole genome shotgun sequence:
- the NCMAP gene encoding noncompact myelin-associated protein, whose protein sequence is MTTAAPLINNTQFSVNVTTKSQEQSLYQSSGAIVAAIVVGVIIIFTVVLLILKTYNRRMRVKRELEPKSSKPAMPPALGHNSTSLSQHPTVTFIPVDIHMQNR, encoded by the exons ATGACGACTGCTGCACCACTGATCAATAACACTCAGTTCTCAGTAAATGTGACCACAAAGTCTCAAGAACAAAGTCTCTATCAAA GTTCTGGAGCAATAGTTGCTGCCATCGTAGTAGGagtgattattatttttacagtggTTCTGCTCATATTGAAAACATATAACAG ACGCATGAGAGTGAAGAGGGAGCTGGAGCCCAAAAGCTCCAAACCAGCAATGCCACCTGCCTTAGGGCACAACAGCACCAGCCTGTCCCAGCATCCTACAGTGACTTTCATACCAGTGGATATCCACATGCAGAACAGGTAA